The genomic window ttatgaaatttttaagtaaGATGGAATGAATATTGAAATAACAAGATTAAACAAATTACATAAAGTACATTGtgcaatatatgaaaaaaattttaactgctaTTATTACTGTTGTTTGACGGTGGGAACTgatataaatttgttgaataCTGATCTTCAACTGGTTGATATTGTGGCGATGGTGATAAATGATGTGATGTGCATTGCGACAAATCGACAAACGTTGATGATGTTGATTGGGTTGATGCGAGTGGAACAGCTTCCTGTTGATTTATGTATGAATGTTGAGACGATGGGGTTGAACATTCACAGGGAGAAGAAATATTCGTGGCAAAAAAATTGGACGATGATGATGAAGTTGAAGACGCAGATGGAGCAGGTGATGCGACAGATGATCGTTGGCCATGATAGTTTGTCGGTGGTGGCAAAAATGGTGACGAACTGGACGCTAGATATTTTTCTTCCATTTGATTTACTATGGTAAATACTTTTGTCTTGACTATATGTTGGTCAATTGGTGAAAAATTTTTGACTGTAGTagccattaatgaaaaaaaactatccATCGGATGAATTGCGcgttcttgattttttttttctaaaatatactTCATCAATGTTGATGATGCATTTTCTTGTTGTATGTtgccttgtttattttttacttttgaagctACGGGTGTGGCCTTAGTAAATGTATTGACAATATGCCCTGTTGGTTCAACTTCATCATTTTCATCAAGCTTTCTAGCAGAGCTGGGTTGGGCATTCGATTCCTCATTCTCTATTTCACCAGTTCTCTCAGTTTCATTGTCAATAATTGAAGATGTTCGAGGCCTATCAATATTAACAAAGTCGTTGAGAAATTGCATTTGTTCACAATatcgccatttgcaaaaagagAATTTTCAATTATCGTCTATGTCGAGGAAGAAGATTAGTAGAGTGTGCTTTCGGTATATTGTCGCAAACCTTTCGTATCTACCAGAGAAGACTGATAGCTGATCCCAGGAATGTAACATCGATTGTTTTGGCAACGTGTATTTTGCATAATATTATAAGAAATGCCAGAATTATTAACCCGGCGAGCGTAAGgttaatatttattacattgAGCGTAAGCTGGGTGTAACAAACCCATATATTGAGCTAGATATTTTAATGtgttcataatatttttatatgtttttatttactagtaCAATTATGTAATAACCCAAGAACTGATTGGGaaggaaaaataaagcaaacaaatatttttaaatctttatttatgaaattaacaaaaatattttctttcatttaaacaAAGTGTAACActtagtattataattttataaaaaaaagaaactaaaaaaaaacaaaacgaatagctTTTACTTCTAGCTTATAAAATTAGGAAACATATGAGATCAAAACTTTTACTATATAGTTATTCAGAGTTCTCGTAATCATCTTCAGTTTGAGCGCAATCTTGACACGTGAAAACAGCATGTTCTATACATAAATAGCGATTGCATTTATAACAAGTGTGTTTAGTCTTGCGATCTTTTTTAGTAGGGCATATTTGACATCTCCTGATAGGCTTAGGAACTTTATTTGGAGGTCGTTGTGAGTGTGAGGGTTCATCCACTTGGTCCAGAATTCGTTTGCGAAGCTCTCGGGGTAAATGCTGATTTTCCTTTCTGTTTTGTAAATGTTCTGAAACCAATCCAATACCCAGGTCTCTAAGAAAATTTCGGCGTGACAAATTGCTACTATTATTGGACTTGTAAACTATTATGCTATTTATACCAGCCATGTTCAAAACTGCATAGAAAATCACCATTGGCCAGCGCTTTGTATTTCGCGAAACATCGTAGTTGGTGCACAGCTCATCTACAACATCAACGCCTCCCTTGGtctgattataaaaaataatcatttctgGTTTTTGTGTGCCATTAGTATCAGCAACAACGCTATCATCGTGATGTAATGTTGACATCAACAAAAcaaccttgtttttttttggcacaTGGGACAATAAAGATATATCCTTTTGAAATCCAAACACTGTGCTGGGGATCTCTCGGTTACGCGTTTGGAGCATCTGACTTGGAATCTCGGGCTTATTTTTTCGAACAGTGCCTGTGCTTGTCAAACGATGTTCTTTCAATAAGTGTAACATCAACGGATAACTGGTAAACCAGTTATCAAAGGTGACATTGCGATTGGTTTTGGAAATTGGAGCCACAAGTCTGTCCACAACATCATAAGCTTTGTTACTGAGAGCGTAAGGGCCTGTTGGTTGTTTTCCTGGGTAAATTTCAAGATTGATGACGTAAAACGACTTTGCATCAACCAAGGCATATATTTTCAAGCCATATTTGTTTGGCTTATTGGGCATATACTGGCGAAAACTGCAACGGCCTCGAAACGATGGAAGTTGTTCATCTATAGTTGTATACTCAGATGGTGTATAAACAATTTGGCAATTTGCTACGAACTTctcgaaaaaagaacgaatggcAGCCAAATTATCAGTAGCTTTTCTTTCGCTCCGAGTGTTCTTATCAACAAACCGTAAACAgttttgaataaattgaaatctCTTCAAAGTCATCGTTGTCCTAAAAATCTCAACCCCTGATCCATCACTTATCCACAGATCCTTCAAATTCAGCTTATTTGCTTTGAACTGTCCTGCAAGATACAAGAGACCGATAAAAGCCTTTAATTCTGACGATGACAAGTCTGCCATGATATATTTCTTTACGTGACTATTTTCACAAGCAGTTCTCTTCAGATTTATTTGACTATTTGTATGTAACAATATTTCTTGCAAAATCTCATCAGTAAGAAAGAGTTTCCAACATTCAACAGCTGTCTTTGCATTTTTGCCAATATCTTTTACGCCCTGCCTTTCCCTTATAATGTTTTCTGATCTCGTACGCACGTTAGACCTTTCTGGTACACTAAACCACTTTGTACCATTCTTTCCAGTAAAATATGGTCTGTTATCATTGCTTTCACGTTCTTCAGATCCCTCAGCTTCGTTTTCTTCCTCATTCGGTAATCCTACCTCTTGTTCCGAATCACTTTCAGAGCTTCTTTGGCCAACATTATCAATTTCGAAGTCACTACCAGAATCATCACAAGAATCATCCTGATCAGCTGCTTCGAAAACCCTCAATAATCTTCTTTGGGTTTCTTCGTATgacatattaattatttagctgaaaaaaaaataaataaaaactaaaatataacgaatataaaacaaaaagtatttactCGAATTTGTAACACGAAGCGTAAGGTGGGTGAAACTTACCCGGCCGCAACTTTGACAACATCTAAACACCTCGCCAGTCGGCGGTCAACTGCGGCATGAAACACAACGAATGCCTACCTCCCCCCGCGCAGCTACTCAGACGCACAACTTATTTTGACGTACGGaatagaaaatatcaaacggTTTATTACAGGCTGGGTGAATTTCACCCAACCTTACGCTCGCCGGGTTAATAACGAAAATATTTCGACTTGTACTAATACCGATTGTATAAGAAATTTGAGGGGACAAGGTGGCAATGCCCAGGCCGAAGCGTTTCAAACAagggaaattttaaaaatttttttcaattctccaATAGGTTCAGTACCATGGCAAGCAGATCGTATTATGTGGTAGAAAGTAGATATTTCTTTATAGTGTAAATGATTCCGTGATAATTATTTGACTTACCGTTTAGTTCTATTGCTCGTTCTATTTCGtcccacgttttttttttataattgttgtcACTATAATATTGTGACTGTAGGTCTTAAATTCCAGGCTTACTTTTGACAAGTTCGATGAGCATTTCatctgaaaaatgtaaataaatggaattttcaTTCACGTCATATTGATTACTTTATTATCTTGAATACTGATATTGATcgttattttttagttattcaccatttgaataaaacttcaaaatttataataaatcctGTATGCAATTACTTACGTTTTTCAAAAGACCAAGATTTTTCAGCTGTCATTCTAAAAACTTCGATCTGCACTCCTTTGCTATTGTCGAAAGACTGAACCGAGAACGCAACGTTATTCACACTATCAGTACAAGTCGCGGCAAGTTCGATCACGCTCCAGCAAAATATTCTTCGAACTTGATCGATGCTGGAGTGTGACTGTACCGAAACTTGAACAGCACGGATAGTGTGAATACACTCATTGTTTTtcgtttgtgaatattttaccgGATCGAGACTGGACCGAGAGCGGACCGTGATCGGCATCATAGTGTGAATCCGGCCTTATAGTAATTTTATGTTCTACGCCGTGCACTTGCCGCCTACTTCCAGTCTATACGTGTGATGCTTTTATTCGCTCGCACTAACAGAAATTTCTCATATCCTGCTGTGCTGCTCTAATTGACATTCAAGTTGTGAATGATGTAGGTAACATGTAGTGAACAAAACCTTCTGAACTCATGAATGTTGTTGTTAACATGTAGTGAATAGAATTTCATGAACTAGTGAATTTCGTTGTTAACATGTAGCTAACAGAATCTCACGAATAAGTGAATTTCGTTGTTAACACATAGTTAACAGaatctcttcaactgggtaGTTTTGTAGGTAATACTTACGGATCCTATATACAATAATCCTTCAAAATTACTGATACAAATggttatttattgaatattatttatttaatgaataattttaatatttatttagttaatttctagtttctaaagaaaattaatacattatataataatttaatgagaaatgtatttttgtttttgcattagtttaaaatcaaaagttaaggggttatacgcagttatgaagcaaataaaagacgggttgtcaaggatttatcctgaagaaacttcagaatattttaatttgaaaatttttggcggttataaaagcatccttcaagaacgtaacaaaattttttatttatgaaaatgttgattatagagcgcgctgcaggcgatttctggaacctcctttaaaaaaagacgatttacggtgtacatcgtaactcaggattggattatctgaaatcaaaaaactaaacaaattttgttaatatattagattatctagtaattaatcgttcggctaatcaa from Anastrepha ludens isolate Willacy chromosome 5, idAnaLude1.1, whole genome shotgun sequence includes these protein-coding regions:
- the LOC128863554 gene encoding uncharacterized protein LOC128863554, whose translation is MPNKPNKYGLKIYALVDAKSFYVINLEIYPGKQPTGPYALSNKAYDVVDRLVAPISKTNRNVTFDNWFTSYPLMLHLLKEHRLTSTGTVRKNKPEIPSQMLQTRNREIPSTVFGFQKDISLLSHVPKKNKVVLLMSTLHHDDSVVADTNGTQKPEMIIFYNQTKGGVDVVDELCTNYDVSRNTKRWPMVIFYAVLNMAGINSIIVYKSNNSSNLSRRNFLRDLGIGLVSEHLQNRKENQHLPRELRKRILDQVDEPSHSQRPPNKVPKPIRRCQICPTKKDRKTKHTCYKCNRYLCIEHAVFTCQDCAQTEDDYENSE